The region CCACGAGCGCCTCGCGCCCGCCGTGCGCCTCGGCGGCGCGATCGAGGTTCGCCGCGACGGTGTCGCCCAGCAGCGGCACTTCCGAGGTGCCCGAGGAGTAGCTCAGGTCCGCCATCACGGCAACGTACCGCAGGTAGCGGCCCCGCGATCCCTCCAAGTGGAGACGTCGCCGGAGGCCGTCAGGGCAGCTCGCAGCGCAGCACCGAACCGCCGTCCTCGACGCACAGCAGGCTCAATGCACAAGGTGGCGGACACCGTGGCCGGCGCGGTCGGCGTGCCGTTCGTGCACATCGCGGTGATGGCGTGGCGCGGGGTGCGGAGGCGGTCGTCCTGGGGATGCACGGAGATCACGCTCCTGGTCGTCCAGGACGTCTGCGCCGTGCCGCTGGCCGATTCGACGCGCAGTCACGCCGAGGCCGTGGCGCACGCGCTCGTCCCGTAGCGCGGGCGACTCCGTACCGGTCCACGAGGGTGACCGCGACACCGGATTCGCGCAGGGCCTCCAGGATCAGTTCCAGGTAGATGCCGTCCAACGACGCCCGGGACGCCGCGAACTCCCGCCAGACGATCTCCGCCGGCGGCGGCGCCGACCCGTCGGACAGGCACTCCGCGAGGGCGTCGAGGCTCGCCCCGCAGTGGCCGCCGGGTCCGTGGACCGCCTCGCCCAGCGCGCAGTAGAACGCCGTGTTCGTGGTGATGGCCGCGCCGTCCAGGTGCACGACACCACCCACCTCACGCCGGACGGCGTCGCGGGTCGGGGTGTCGCGGGTCGCGTGGTACCAGGAGTTCTGCGCGACGGCCAACCAGGTGTCCTGGTGGGCGGGCGGCAGGCCCAGCCACTCCCCTCGGCCAGCGGAACGCCCGACGCCCACCGCCGCCAGATCCGTTCGGCCGCCGGGCACTCGCAGCGGTTGTGGAAGATCCGGCACGACACGCTGTCCGGCGGGGCCGCCCCGGCGTTCCCGAGCGCCACCCGGCCGACGGAGTACTCGCCGACCTGACGGCCCAGCGGGTCCACGATCTTCAGCGCGGCGTCCTCGGTGCGGCGGAGGGCGCGGCTCACCTGGTGCACACCCCGGAAGAGCACTTCCGGGTGCTCCTCCTCCGGGTCGACGAAGAACCCGTCCACGTCCTCTGCCGCGACCAGCACCGAGCCGGTCCCATCATCGTGCACCCGGCCACGGTGAGTCATGCCGGAATCGGGCTAGGCGAGGGTTTTCTGGTACGCCACGGTGGTCGGCGGGCCTCGGTGGAACGCGCGGACCCGGTAGCTCGCGCGCTTCTCGCTCGGCAGGGTGACCAGCCCGAACGACGTGACATCCGGGTCGAGGGTCGCGACGACCGAGTACTCCCCGGCGCCGGCGGGCCGGGCCTCCAGCAGGTAGCCGTCCTCGCCGACCGCCCGGTCGGTCCAGCTGAACAGGATCCCGTTGGCGTGCCGGGCTTGCGCCCGCAGGCCGGCGGGGGCCGCGTCCGGAGACCGGACGGGGTGGCCGCCGGGCCGGCCCTTGCGCGGTTCGGCCCACCCGTGGGAGTCCTCCGCCGGCACGTCGTCGCCCGGCGGGAGCGCCACCTCCACCGGCTCGGACGCCGGCCCGAAGTACGGCCGGACCCGGTAGTAGCAGCGGGTTTCCGGGACCAGGTCGGGGTGCTCGTAGGAGTTCTCGCCCGGTTGGGCGTAGTGCAGCACGGTGTACTCGCCGTCGGGGTCGTCGGCGTACTCGACGGTCTGGCCCGCCGCGCCGGGGTCCGGGTTCCAGGTCAGGTAGACGTCGGTCGGCGCGGTGAGCACGGCGGTCAGCCCACCGGGCCCCGGCCCCGCGCACGCGGCCAGGAGCAGCAACGGGACGAGGAGCACGCGCGCCAGTACCGGATTCCGCTTCGCACGACCGTGATCCGGTTTCGGCCGCCGCTCGTGCGGCAGGCCCCGAACCAGTCGCCGCCGCGTCCAACCACCGGGACGCCGGATTTCGGAGAGCCGAACGTCGGGGAGCGAGGCGACCACTCGCGGGGACATGCGGACCTCCTCCGGCTCCGCGGAACGCGGGCCGCGACAGCCGAGGCGGTGGCGCAGGTCACTGTATGGGGTGCGCGGCGATGTCGGCAAGGCGCTCGGGCGGCTCGGGAACCCGCGGTACGGCAGAGTGGAGGGCATGGACCTGACACCGCGTGGGATCTTCGGGCTGGCCCGGACGACCGTCGAGACCGCCCTCTCCGTCCCCGGCCGGGTGCTCGGCCTGCTGGAGGCCGCCGAAGACGTGGTGCGCCGCGCCGACACCCTGGTGGCCCGCACCGAGCGGGTGCTGGACAAGACCGAGAACCTGGTGGACCGAGCGGGCGCGGTGACCGCGATCGCGGAGACCGTGACCGACGACGCCGGCCGCACCGTCCGCACGTCCCGCGAGCTGATGGACTCCTACGCGCCGCTCGCCCAGCGCGCGCACCCGCTCGCGCAGCGGTTCGTGGAGGAGCTCTCGGCGCACGAGGTGGACGCCGCGATCGAGCTGGTGGACCAGCTCCCGGTGCTGACCAAGCACCTGATCGAGGACGTCCTGCCGATCATGTCCACTTTGGACAAGGTGGGCCCGGACATCCACCAGCTGCTGGAGGTCACCAACGACGTGCGGCAGGCGATCCTGGGCATTCCGGGGTTCGCGTTCCTGCGCAAGCGCGGCGAGGACAAGGAAGACGACTGACACTCACCGCGTTTCCACGGGTCAAAGGAAAAACCCATTTGGGTGTGAGTTCAGGCCCGCAGCGCGTCCTCGGCGGCCCGGAGGTGCTCTACGCGCAACCCGGTCGCCGGATCGACGGCGATCAGCGCGGTGATCTCGCGCCGGCGGGCCAGGAACGCCTCGCGCGCCGACCGGTACAGGTCGAAATCGTCGTCGAACCACGCCAACGGCCGGCCGGCGGCGAACCGGCCCACCGCCGCGTACTTCCACACCGGTCGGCCCTCGTAGGCGCGCAAGCCGATCACGGGCAGGTCCGGCAGCCCCAGCGCGGGACCGACGGTGGTGTTCGCGCGGTGCTCCCACGACGTCGCCCACGCCAGGTCCGCGTCCAAGTGGGCGGCGAGGTCGAGCAACGCGGTGCCGTGCGCGGCGTTGAGCCACGCGTGCTGAGTCCGGCGACGCCACCGGGACAGCCGCCAGCGGTGTTCGACGTACCCGTCCGGCGGCGTCTTCGCGGCCCACGGGTTGAGCGGGCCGTCGACGTCCAGCAACAGCAGCGGTCGCATCTCCGGCACCTCCCAGGACCAACCTAGTACGCCGTCCGCGCGAGTCCGCTGCCCGCCCGGTGCGGATTCCGCCGGCCGGGGAACGGGTAGCCCGTCGGCATGAAGTGGCGAATCGTTGTGGCGGTCGCTGGTGTGCTCGCGGTCGCGGCGCTGGTCGCGGCGTTCCTCGTGGTCCCCCGGTTCGGCACGGACACCATCGACCGGAGCCAACCGGCGGTGCTCCAGTCGTTGCGGGACCTGAGCCAGTTCCACGCCGCCGCCGGCGAGTACCAGGTGGTGCTGGACATCGAGCGGGACGTCCAGTTCGTGCCGGCGGCGCTGGCCGGGCAGCGGACGCTGTTCGTGGCGGCCGGGTCGGTCAACGCCTACGTGGAGTTCGAGGACCTCGCCGAAGGTGCGCTGAAGGTCTCGGCGGACGGCAAGTCGGTCGAGGTCGACCTGCCCAAACCGGTGCTGGACAAGCCCAACCTGCACCAGGACCGGTGTTACGTGTTCGCCCAGGAACGCGGCCTGATCGACCGGCTCGCCTCGATCGTCGAAGCGCCGGACCAGCAGCCGTTCTACGTGGCCGCGGAGCAGAAGATCGCCGACGCGGCACGGGAGTCCGGGCTGGCCGAGCGCGCCGCGGAGAGCACCCGGCGGATGCTCACCGGGATGCTCGGCGGTCTCGGCTACCAGGTCCGGTTCACCGACACCGACTGATCCCGCCCGAGCGCACCCGCCACCGACGCCGACCGGCCACGCGGCGGTCGGCGTAGGCTCACCGCCTGATGAGACGCAAGCTCCGGCCGCCGCTGCCCCAGCGCCACGGCCTCGACCCGGCGCGGCTGCGGCTGCCCGACGAAGGCCCGTGGGCCACGATCCGCGACCACCTGGTGGCGCGGCTGCCCAGGGTGGCGCCGGAGCGGATCGACGTGCTGCTGGCCGAGGGCCGGATCGTCGACCTGGCCGGCCCGATCGCCCCGGACGCGCCGTTCGCGCCCGGCACGTCGGTGTGGTTCCACCGCGACCTGCCCGACGAGGTGCCGGTCCCGTTCGAGATCGGGGTGGTGCACCGCGACGACGCGATCCTGGTCGTGGACAAGCCGCACTTCCTGGCCACGATCCCGCGCGGCAGCCACGTCGTGCAGACCGCGCTGGTCCGGCTGCGGCGGGAGTTCGGCCTGCCGGACCTGGTCCCGGCGCACCGGCTGGACCGGGTCACCGCCGGTCTGGTGATGTTCGTGGTGGACCCGAGGCTGCGCGGGAAGTACCAGACGATGTTCCGCGATCGCCTGGTGCGCAAGGAGTACGAGGCGATCGCCCGGCACGACCCGGAACTGGGGCTGCCGCGCGTGGTGCGCAGCCGGATCGTGAAGGTGAAGGGCGTCATCACCGCGCAGGAGATCGAGGGCCCGCCGAACGCCGAGACCCTGGTGGAGCTGCTGGAGCACCGGGCCGGCTGGGGCCGCTACCGGCTCACCCCGACCACCGGGCGCACCCACCAGCTGCGCCTGCACCTGGCGGGCCTGGGGGTGCCGATCCGGCACGACGACTTCTACCCGGTGCTGCGCGACAAGCCGCTGGACGACTTCACCGACCCGTTGCAGCTGCTGGCGAAGGTTTTGTCGTTCACCGACCCGGTGACCGGCGTCGAGCACCGGTTCACCAGCCGGCTGCGGCTGGACCTCTAGCGCGCGGCGGGTCGCCCGGCGCTCCAGCGCGCCGCGGGTTGCCCGGCGGCACGGCGGACCGGCCGGACAACCCGGGTTCCCGACCGGGTCCCGGCCGGGGCGGTGCTGCTACTCCAGGTACCCGAGCATCTGCGCGATCTGGCCGGTGCGGGACTGGAAGATGCGCTCCGCCATGGCTTTCGCCTGCGGGTTCACCCCGCCCTCGCGCTCCAGCTTGGCCATCTCGACGGCGTTGTGCTGGTGGGCGATGAGCAGGTTCAGGAAGGCTTTCTCGAACTCGCCGGACGGCGTGGTGCCCAGCGCCGCGATGGACTCCGGGCTGGTCGAGTGGTCGCCGCCGTGCCCCGCGTGCAGCTGCGGGTTGTCACCGGCGGACTCGGGCTGCTTCCAGTCCTGCAACCACTTCAGCATCGAGTCCACTTCGGACAGCTGGGTGACCTCGATCGCCGAGGCGAGGGTCTTGACTTCCGAGCGCACGGGCTTGTCGTGGGCCATCTTGACCAGTTCCAGGCCGGTGCGCTGGTGCGGCACCGACATCTGCAGGAACATCACGTCGACCGGGTTGAAGTCGTTGGTCTCCACCACGGTGGACACGGGTCCGGTGGGCGCGGCCACCAGGTCGGTGCCGCCGAGGCCGCAACCGGCCAGCAGCAGCAGGCCGGCCAGCGCGGCTGTGAGGCGTCGCAAGGTCGTCCTCCTTGTCAGCACTGGGAATCCCGGACAGCGGGAGTCCACTACTGGGGAATCCGGCGGCGGGAGCCGGGCCGGTGATCAGCACCGGGGGTTCAGCGCCGGAAGGCCCGCCCGCGCCCGGAGAGGGCGGCGCGGACGGGCTCGGCTCCGACGTGCTTACAGCCGCTGCCAGAGGGAGGCGGTGTTCGGCGGCTCCCAACCGGTCAGCGAGGTGTGGCCCTGGATGCAGCGGAAGGACGAACCGCCGTAGGTGACCTGCGCGCCGACCGCGTACGAGACGCCGGCCGCCCACGTGCCGCCTGCGGGCGGGGTCGTGGTCGTCGT is a window of Saccharothrix espanaensis DSM 44229 DNA encoding:
- a CDS encoding barstar family protein encodes the protein MGVGRSAGRGEWLGLPPAHQDTWLAVAQNSWYHATRDTPTRDAVRREVGGVVHLDGAAITTNTAFYCALGEAVHGPGGHCGASLDALAECLSDGSAPPPAEIVWREFAASRASLDGIYLELILEALRESGVAVTLVDRYGVARATGRARAPRPRRDCASNRPAARRRRPGRPGA
- a CDS encoding fibronectin type III domain-containing protein, coding for MLLVPLLLLAACAGPGPGGLTAVLTAPTDVYLTWNPDPGAAGQTVEYADDPDGEYTVLHYAQPGENSYEHPDLVPETRCYYRVRPYFGPASEPVEVALPPGDDVPAEDSHGWAEPRKGRPGGHPVRSPDAAPAGLRAQARHANGILFSWTDRAVGEDGYLLEARPAGAGEYSVVATLDPDVTSFGLVTLPSEKRASYRVRAFHRGPPTTVAYQKTLA
- a CDS encoding HAD domain-containing protein translates to MRPLLLLDVDGPLNPWAAKTPPDGYVEHRWRLSRWRRRTQHAWLNAAHGTALLDLAAHLDADLAWATSWEHRANTTVGPALGLPDLPVIGLRAYEGRPVWKYAAVGRFAAGRPLAWFDDDFDLYRSAREAFLARRREITALIAVDPATGLRVEHLRAAEDALRA
- a CDS encoding DUF4230 domain-containing protein → MKWRIVVAVAGVLAVAALVAAFLVVPRFGTDTIDRSQPAVLQSLRDLSQFHAAAGEYQVVLDIERDVQFVPAALAGQRTLFVAAGSVNAYVEFEDLAEGALKVSADGKSVEVDLPKPVLDKPNLHQDRCYVFAQERGLIDRLASIVEAPDQQPFYVAAEQKIADAARESGLAERAAESTRRMLTGMLGGLGYQVRFTDTD
- a CDS encoding pseudouridine synthase, with translation MRRKLRPPLPQRHGLDPARLRLPDEGPWATIRDHLVARLPRVAPERIDVLLAEGRIVDLAGPIAPDAPFAPGTSVWFHRDLPDEVPVPFEIGVVHRDDAILVVDKPHFLATIPRGSHVVQTALVRLRREFGLPDLVPAHRLDRVTAGLVMFVVDPRLRGKYQTMFRDRLVRKEYEAIARHDPELGLPRVVRSRIVKVKGVITAQEIEGPPNAETLVELLEHRAGWGRYRLTPTTGRTHQLRLHLAGLGVPIRHDDFYPVLRDKPLDDFTDPLQLLAKVLSFTDPVTGVEHRFTSRLRLDL
- a CDS encoding DUF305 domain-containing protein; the protein is MRRLTAALAGLLLLAGCGLGGTDLVAAPTGPVSTVVETNDFNPVDVMFLQMSVPHQRTGLELVKMAHDKPVRSEVKTLASAIEVTQLSEVDSMLKWLQDWKQPESAGDNPQLHAGHGGDHSTSPESIAALGTTPSGEFEKAFLNLLIAHQHNAVEMAKLEREGGVNPQAKAMAERIFQSRTGQIAQMLGYLE